The proteins below are encoded in one region of Arenibacter algicola:
- a CDS encoding nucleotidyl transferase AbiEii/AbiGii toxin family protein yields the protein MIPRPYIAAWQEHAPWKSFSQVEQDLVISRTLVALFSDDYLRENLAFRGGTALHKLYLHPAPRYSEDIDLVQIKEGPIKPIMERIGEVITFFEEPRNTKVSGHGAKAFYRFTSEYEDIRLRLKLEINCKEHFNVLPWVEFPFGVKSDWFTGRANIRTYNINELLGTKLRALYQRSKGRDLFDLDFAKSHLELDYGLILECFKEYMNFSVGRTPSQKEFLLNMELKENDPNFTGDMEALLRPEIEYDQETAFEWLKTSFLS from the coding sequence ATGATTCCAAGACCCTACATAGCAGCCTGGCAAGAACATGCCCCATGGAAATCATTTTCACAAGTAGAACAAGATTTGGTCATTAGCAGAACCCTGGTAGCGTTATTTTCCGATGATTATCTTAGAGAGAATTTAGCTTTTAGAGGCGGCACGGCATTACACAAACTATACCTCCACCCCGCACCTAGATATTCTGAAGATATTGATTTGGTTCAAATTAAGGAAGGCCCCATCAAACCAATTATGGAGCGTATCGGGGAGGTAATTACTTTTTTTGAGGAACCCCGAAATACCAAAGTCAGCGGTCATGGAGCAAAAGCGTTTTATAGATTTACTTCGGAATACGAAGACATACGGTTACGCCTCAAATTAGAAATTAACTGCAAAGAGCATTTTAATGTATTGCCATGGGTAGAGTTTCCTTTTGGAGTGAAAAGCGATTGGTTTACAGGGCGTGCAAACATTAGAACTTATAACATCAATGAACTTCTTGGCACCAAGCTACGCGCGTTATACCAACGTAGTAAAGGCCGGGATTTATTTGATTTGGACTTTGCTAAATCGCATCTGGAATTAGACTATGGCCTTATTCTTGAATGCTTTAAAGAATATATGAATTTTTCGGTTGGCAGAACCCCTAGCCAAAAAGAGTTTTTATTAAATATGGAACTAAAGGAAAATGACCCTAACTTTACAGGGGATATGGAGGCATTATTGAGACCGGAGATTGAATATGACCAAGAAACTGCTTTTGAGTGGTTGAAAACATCCTTTCTCTCTTGA
- the hsdR gene encoding EcoAI/FtnUII family type I restriction enzme subunit R, with protein MNKKELSERDICSKYINPALVKAGWSMKRQVREEVSFTDGRIIVQGKLYTRGKSKRADYILYYKSNLPIAIIEAKDNRKPVGSGMQQALEYSEILQIPFVFTSNGDSFVFHDRTTTEGVLEQELSLDEFPSPEQLWDKYLRYTEIETPEAKEIIETDYFVDDSGMSPRYYQQNAVNRTIEAVAKGQDRIILVMATGTGKTYTAFNIIWRLWKTGVKKRILFLADRNALLTQTKNGDFSPFGNDIMTIIKNRKIDKSYQIYFALYQGLTSNDEEKNAYKEFSPDFFDLVVIDECHRGSAAEASAWRDVLTYFKSATHVGLTATPKETKDVSNMEYFGEPAYTYSLKQGIEDGFLAPYKVVRITTSVDDGWRPTAGLLDKYGNEVKDRIYNLKDYDKTLAIDERTEIVAKKITEYLKATDRFAKTIVFCTDIDHANRMRQALINENADLVAKNWNYCVKITGDDEVGKQELDNFTDVEERFPVIATTSKMLTTGIDTKMVKFIVLESNIQSVTEFKQIIGRGTRIREAEGKVFFTIMDFRKATNIFARPDFDGDPVQIYEPKPKEPVVPPDEFDTAQTGSEDPEIPDNFKPTKPNIDIDGAENEIKKYYVNQIPVSIIHERVQYYGKDGKLITESLKDYSKKNIEKEFASLDDFLQKWNASEKKEELIRELAEYGVLLEALREEVGKDLDDFDLICHIAFDQPPLTRQERANNVRKRNYFGKYSETAQKVLNSLLDKYEQEGIVSIERGSILKVKPLNQMGSPVELVRAFGKPKDFEQALKDLENEIYNVGA; from the coding sequence ATGAATAAAAAAGAGTTATCTGAACGGGATATATGTTCTAAGTATATTAATCCTGCATTGGTGAAAGCGGGTTGGAGTATGAAGCGACAGGTCCGGGAGGAAGTGTCCTTTACTGATGGGCGTATCATAGTTCAAGGGAAACTCTATACTAGAGGGAAAAGTAAAAGAGCCGATTACATCCTTTATTACAAATCCAACCTTCCGATTGCCATAATTGAAGCCAAGGACAACAGAAAACCTGTTGGTTCCGGAATGCAGCAGGCCTTGGAATACTCTGAAATCCTTCAAATCCCATTTGTATTTACTTCCAATGGTGATTCTTTTGTATTTCATGATAGAACCACTACGGAGGGAGTCCTGGAACAAGAATTATCTTTAGATGAGTTTCCTTCCCCAGAACAACTTTGGGATAAATATTTGAGATATACCGAAATTGAGACCCCTGAGGCCAAAGAAATAATTGAAACGGATTATTTTGTGGATGACAGTGGAATGTCTCCTAGGTATTATCAACAAAATGCCGTAAACAGGACTATAGAAGCGGTTGCCAAAGGTCAAGATCGTATTATTTTGGTAATGGCTACGGGTACAGGGAAAACATATACGGCTTTTAATATTATTTGGCGATTATGGAAAACTGGTGTTAAGAAACGAATCTTATTTCTTGCAGATCGGAATGCCTTGTTGACCCAAACCAAGAATGGTGATTTTTCGCCTTTCGGGAATGATATTATGACGATAATAAAGAATAGGAAGATAGATAAGTCCTATCAAATCTATTTTGCATTGTATCAGGGATTGACAAGCAACGATGAAGAAAAGAACGCCTATAAAGAGTTCAGTCCTGATTTTTTTGATTTAGTGGTGATTGATGAATGCCACAGAGGTAGTGCTGCCGAAGCTTCCGCCTGGAGGGATGTCTTAACGTATTTTAAATCCGCTACCCATGTTGGATTAACTGCAACCCCTAAAGAAACCAAAGATGTTTCCAATATGGAATATTTTGGAGAACCTGCTTATACTTATTCCTTAAAGCAAGGTATTGAGGATGGGTTTTTGGCACCCTACAAGGTAGTAAGAATAACCACTAGTGTTGATGATGGTTGGAGACCTACTGCAGGCTTACTGGACAAGTATGGGAATGAGGTAAAGGACCGTATTTATAATTTAAAGGATTACGATAAGACCTTGGCAATTGATGAACGAACGGAAATTGTAGCTAAAAAAATTACAGAGTATCTGAAAGCTACGGACAGATTTGCCAAAACTATAGTGTTCTGTACAGATATTGACCATGCCAATAGAATGCGCCAGGCACTTATTAATGAGAATGCAGATTTGGTTGCGAAAAACTGGAATTACTGCGTAAAAATAACTGGCGACGATGAAGTAGGAAAACAGGAGCTTGATAATTTTACCGATGTAGAAGAACGCTTTCCTGTAATTGCAACAACCTCGAAAATGCTTACTACTGGTATTGATACCAAAATGGTGAAATTTATTGTTTTGGAATCCAACATTCAATCGGTTACCGAGTTTAAGCAAATTATAGGAAGGGGCACCCGAATTAGGGAAGCTGAAGGAAAAGTGTTTTTTACTATTATGGATTTTAGAAAGGCCACTAATATTTTTGCACGACCAGATTTTGATGGCGACCCAGTGCAAATTTATGAGCCTAAACCTAAGGAACCTGTCGTACCTCCAGATGAATTTGATACTGCACAAACAGGTAGTGAAGATCCTGAAATACCCGATAATTTTAAGCCAACAAAGCCTAATATTGACATTGATGGTGCGGAAAATGAAATAAAAAAGTATTACGTTAACCAAATACCAGTATCCATCATCCATGAGCGCGTTCAATATTATGGTAAGGATGGTAAATTGATTACGGAATCTTTAAAGGATTATTCTAAAAAGAATATTGAAAAGGAATTCGCCTCTTTGGATGACTTTCTTCAAAAATGGAATGCATCGGAAAAGAAGGAAGAACTTATTCGGGAATTGGCCGAATATGGCGTATTGTTAGAGGCCCTTCGAGAGGAAGTTGGTAAAGATTTGGATGACTTTGATCTAATCTGCCACATTGCCTTCGACCAACCACCTCTAACCAGGCAGGAACGGGCTAATAACGTGCGTAAGCGCAATTACTTTGGCAAATATAGTGAGACCGCCCAAAAGGTTTTAAATAGCTTATTGGACAAGTATGAACAAGAAGGCATTGTGTCCATAGAACGGGGTTCCATTCTTAAAGTAAAGCCTTTAAATCAAATGGGTTCTCCTGTGGAGCTGGTACGGGCCTTTGGAAAACCAAAAGATTTTGAACAAGCTTTGAAAGATTTAGAGAATGAAATATATAATGTAGGAGCCTAA
- a CDS encoding class I SAM-dependent DNA methyltransferase, whose protein sequence is MSNITTNIKGIRDIMRKDTGVDGDAQRISQMVWMLFMKIFADKEEEWEITIDNYESPIPEKFKWQKWAADDEGKTGDELMEFINNELFPALKDLDITISPQAQIIRSVFDDTYNYMKNGTLFRQVINVINEIDFNSTTERHLFNDIYETILKELQSAGSSGEYYTPRAVTQFMVDMIDPQLGESILDPACGTGGFLTCTIEHMREQVKTPKDRDVLQTSIRGIEKKPLPHLLCTTNLMLHGFDLPAVRRDNLLSKPYADWGAKDKLDIILTNPPFGGVEEDGTETNFPKKFRTKETADLFLALIIKLLKNNGRCAIVLPDGTLFGEGMKTRLKEELLERCNLHTIVRLPNGVFNPYTGIKTNLLFFKKGTPTKEVWYFEHPYPDGVKSYNKTKPINISEFDLEKEWWNKREESEYAWKVTIEEIEKRGHNLDIKNPHQEVDDLASPEVLLEKFRAAENKIASIQEEIVNVLTEALK, encoded by the coding sequence ATGAGTAACATAACAACAAACATAAAAGGCATACGCGATATTATGCGCAAAGACACTGGAGTAGATGGGGATGCACAACGCATCTCGCAAATGGTGTGGATGCTTTTCATGAAAATTTTTGCCGATAAAGAAGAAGAATGGGAAATTACTATAGATAACTACGAGTCTCCAATTCCTGAGAAATTCAAATGGCAAAAATGGGCAGCGGATGATGAAGGAAAAACAGGTGATGAATTAATGGAGTTTATAAATAATGAACTCTTCCCTGCTCTTAAAGATTTAGACATAACGATAAGTCCACAAGCTCAGATTATACGTTCGGTATTTGATGACACCTATAACTACATGAAAAACGGAACACTCTTCCGTCAAGTTATAAATGTTATTAATGAGATAGATTTTAATAGCACCACAGAACGCCATTTGTTCAATGACATATATGAGACCATTCTAAAGGAGTTACAGTCAGCAGGTTCTTCAGGGGAGTATTACACACCCCGAGCTGTTACGCAGTTTATGGTAGATATGATTGATCCACAATTAGGAGAAAGCATACTCGATCCTGCTTGTGGTACTGGTGGTTTTTTAACCTGTACCATAGAACATATGCGGGAGCAAGTAAAGACTCCCAAGGATAGAGATGTACTGCAAACATCTATTAGAGGAATAGAAAAGAAACCGCTGCCACATTTATTGTGTACTACAAATTTAATGTTACATGGTTTTGATTTACCAGCAGTGCGTAGGGATAACTTATTAAGTAAACCCTATGCCGATTGGGGCGCCAAAGATAAGCTGGATATTATCCTTACCAATCCTCCTTTTGGCGGTGTGGAAGAAGATGGTACGGAAACCAACTTCCCAAAAAAGTTTAGGACCAAAGAAACAGCCGATTTATTCTTAGCCTTAATTATTAAGCTTTTGAAGAATAATGGACGTTGCGCCATAGTATTACCAGATGGCACCTTGTTTGGTGAAGGCATGAAAACTCGACTTAAAGAAGAGCTATTAGAGCGCTGTAACCTGCATACTATAGTACGTCTGCCTAATGGGGTGTTTAACCCTTATACTGGCATTAAAACCAATCTATTGTTCTTTAAAAAAGGCACTCCTACTAAAGAGGTGTGGTATTTTGAACATCCTTATCCCGATGGTGTAAAAAGTTATAACAAAACCAAACCCATTAACATCAGCGAGTTCGATTTGGAAAAAGAATGGTGGAACAAACGTGAAGAAAGCGAATATGCGTGGAAAGTGACTATAGAAGAGATCGAAAAGCGAGGTCATAACTTAGATATTAAAAACCCACATCAAGAAGTTGATGATTTGGCAAGCCCAGAAGTGCTTTTAGAAAAATTTAGAGCAGCCGAAAATAAAATTGCTTCTATTCAAGAGGAGATTGTAAATGTATTAACCGAAGCTTTAAAATAA